In Marinobacter sp. LQ44, the following are encoded in one genomic region:
- the infA gene encoding translation initiation factor IF-1: MAKSDVIEMEGVIIDTLPNTMFRVELANGHVVTAHISGKMRKNYIRILTGDKVKVELTPYDLSKGRIVYRAR; this comes from the coding sequence ATGGCGAAATCAGATGTCATTGAAATGGAAGGGGTTATTATCGACACCCTTCCCAACACCATGTTCCGCGTTGAGCTGGCCAACGGTCACGTTGTAACCGCTCACATCTCAGGAAAAATGCGCAAGAACTACATCCGCATCCTGACTGGCGACAAGGTCAAGGTCGAGCTGACTCCCTATGACCTGAGCAAGGGCCGCATTGTGTACCGCGCCCGTTAA
- a CDS encoding pseudouridine synthase — MAELILFNKPFQVLSQFTDERQNNPRATLADWIRKPGFYPAGRLDYDSEGLLLLTNHGPLQHRIAAPDNKMPKTYWVQVEGEISQQAIEQLCQGVKLKDGLTRPATARRMNEPTVWPRFPPVRHRETIPTSWLELTITEGRNRQVRRMTAAVGYPTLRLIRYRIGDWTLDNLAPGQYRLEAVHLPDSPVTSKPKPGRHKSRPFRHRRPR, encoded by the coding sequence ATGGCGGAGCTGATTCTATTCAACAAGCCATTTCAGGTGTTAAGCCAGTTCACCGACGAACGCCAGAACAATCCCCGCGCAACACTCGCCGACTGGATCAGGAAACCGGGCTTCTACCCCGCCGGCCGACTGGACTATGACTCCGAAGGCTTGCTCCTGCTGACCAACCACGGCCCGCTACAACATCGAATTGCCGCTCCCGACAACAAGATGCCAAAAACCTACTGGGTACAGGTGGAGGGTGAGATTTCCCAGCAGGCCATTGAGCAGCTTTGTCAGGGCGTTAAGCTGAAAGATGGGTTAACCCGGCCCGCCACAGCCCGCCGAATGAACGAACCGACCGTCTGGCCCAGGTTTCCGCCAGTCCGACACCGGGAAACCATTCCGACCAGCTGGCTTGAGCTCACCATCACCGAAGGCCGCAACCGCCAGGTACGGCGCATGACAGCAGCCGTTGGCTACCCTACCCTTAGACTTATTCGGTACCGGATTGGTGACTGGACGCTCGACAACCTCGCGCCCGGCCAGTATCGGCTTGAGGCTGTGCACCTGCCCGACAGCCCGGTAACCAGCAAACCGAAACCCGGCCGCCACAAATCGCGCCCGTTCAGACACAGGAGACCCCGTTAA
- a CDS encoding cold shock domain-containing protein has product MPRGKVKWFNNAKGYGFIIEDGCSDDLFAHFSSVQMDGYKTLKAGQAVTFEKKPSDKGVHAVNIVPDETQAKQPSEIGGKQSEPSSRDQSSGRDGYPPRAVNA; this is encoded by the coding sequence ATGCCTAGAGGCAAGGTCAAATGGTTCAACAACGCCAAGGGATACGGCTTTATCATCGAAGACGGCTGCAGCGATGACCTGTTCGCCCACTTCTCTTCGGTGCAAATGGACGGCTATAAAACGCTGAAAGCTGGCCAGGCGGTCACCTTTGAGAAAAAGCCCAGTGACAAAGGGGTGCACGCCGTCAATATCGTTCCTGACGAAACCCAGGCAAAGCAGCCTTCTGAAATTGGGGGCAAGCAGTCTGAGCCGTCCTCCCGGGACCAATCGTCAGGCCGGGACGGGTATCCGCCCAGAGCCGTTAACGCCTGA
- a CDS encoding agmatine/peptidylarginine deiminase → MTSKRVLPAEWAPQSAVMLTWPHPGTDWARIMDEVEPVFLNIAHQVLRFEHLVISCEFVARLQKLGQELNHFAEENGLPGRVITVPAPANDTWARDHGPITVNTGDGLTLLDFRFNAWGGKFPWEKDNALNQHLANAGVFGGHRLQSVDFVLEGGSIESDGQGTILTTSECMLTPSRNPSMDRSAIEQLLSELLGADRVLWLNHGYLAGDDTDSHIDTLARFCAPDHICYVTCPDAADEHYSALAAMEEELQEFRQKDGSPYKLTALPWPDAIHDEDGERLPATYANFLIINGAVLLPVYDVPQDQEAIRIMAGIFPDREIVPINCRPLIHQHGSLHCVTMQIPAGVVTL, encoded by the coding sequence GTGACATCCAAGCGAGTGTTGCCTGCGGAGTGGGCGCCCCAGAGTGCAGTCATGTTGACCTGGCCTCATCCGGGCACTGACTGGGCCCGGATAATGGACGAGGTTGAACCTGTCTTCCTGAACATTGCTCACCAGGTGCTTCGATTTGAGCATCTGGTGATCAGTTGTGAATTCGTTGCACGGCTGCAAAAACTCGGCCAGGAACTGAACCATTTCGCAGAAGAGAACGGCCTTCCGGGGCGTGTGATCACCGTCCCGGCACCCGCTAACGACACCTGGGCGCGGGATCACGGCCCGATAACGGTCAACACCGGCGACGGCCTCACCCTGCTGGACTTCCGGTTCAACGCCTGGGGTGGCAAGTTTCCGTGGGAGAAAGACAACGCCCTCAATCAGCATCTGGCGAATGCCGGCGTGTTTGGCGGCCATCGTTTGCAGTCTGTGGATTTCGTTCTGGAAGGTGGCTCCATCGAATCCGATGGCCAGGGGACAATCCTGACCACCAGCGAGTGTATGCTGACGCCGTCCCGAAACCCCTCCATGGACCGCTCGGCTATTGAACAGCTCCTGTCGGAACTGCTGGGGGCCGATCGGGTTCTCTGGCTGAACCACGGTTACCTGGCCGGTGACGACACCGACAGCCATATCGATACCCTGGCTCGATTCTGTGCTCCCGACCACATCTGCTACGTTACCTGCCCGGACGCAGCCGATGAGCATTACAGCGCACTGGCGGCCATGGAAGAAGAACTGCAGGAGTTCCGGCAGAAGGATGGCAGCCCGTATAAACTGACTGCCCTGCCCTGGCCGGATGCCATCCATGATGAAGACGGCGAGCGCCTGCCGGCCACCTATGCCAACTTTCTGATCATCAATGGTGCGGTTCTTCTGCCTGTGTACGATGTACCGCAAGATCAGGAAGCCATCCGCATCATGGCCGGGATCTTCCCTGACCGGGAGATTGTTCCGATCAACTGCCGCCCGCTGATTCACCAGCACGGCAGCCTTCACTGTGTCACCATGCAGATTCCCGCAGGAGTGGTCACGCTATGA
- a CDS encoding arginyltransferase: MSNLRTLVFFATPAHDCSYLPDREATTMFVDPRAHIDKKLYSQLTALGFRRSGSHYYRPHCEDCNACVPVRLKVDEFKPDRNQRRVLRKNEDLSCRLVPAAFSERYYRLYAHYIEERHKDGDMYPPSREQFMSFLVEGATDSWFLEISLDSELVGLAAVDLLDDGLSAIYTIFAPELEHRSLGTFAVLWQIEEARRRELPHLYLGYWIKECRKMNYKTRFTPIEALRDGHWREMQLD; the protein is encoded by the coding sequence ATGAGCAACCTCAGAACCCTGGTTTTCTTTGCAACACCAGCCCATGATTGCAGCTACCTGCCAGACCGCGAAGCCACCACCATGTTTGTGGACCCACGGGCCCACATCGACAAAAAACTCTACAGCCAGTTGACGGCCCTTGGCTTTCGTCGCAGCGGCTCACATTACTACCGCCCCCACTGCGAAGACTGCAACGCCTGTGTGCCTGTTCGCCTGAAAGTGGATGAATTCAAGCCTGATCGCAATCAACGGCGGGTGCTGCGCAAGAACGAGGACCTCAGCTGCAGACTGGTGCCAGCCGCCTTCAGCGAGCGCTACTATCGCCTCTATGCCCACTATATAGAGGAACGCCATAAGGACGGGGACATGTACCCACCCTCCCGGGAGCAGTTCATGTCGTTTCTGGTAGAGGGTGCAACAGACTCCTGGTTCCTGGAGATTTCCCTGGACAGTGAACTGGTGGGGCTGGCCGCAGTGGATCTGCTGGACGATGGCCTGTCGGCCATCTACACCATATTCGCCCCGGAACTGGAACACCGAAGCCTGGGAACCTTTGCCGTGCTCTGGCAAATTGAAGAAGCCCGCCGGCGGGAATTGCCCCATCTTTATCTGGGGTACTGGATCAAAGAATGCCGGAAAATGAACTACAAAACCCGCTTTACTCCGATTGAAGCCCTGCGCGACGGCCACTGGCGAGAGATGCAATTGGACTGA
- the clpA gene encoding ATP-dependent Clp protease ATP-binding subunit ClpA: protein MLSKDLEITLNTAFKNARDKRHEFMTVEHLLLALLDNESAVGVLKACGADLKRLEDELVEFVDSTTPLIPSTDSERETQPTLGFQRVLQRAVFHVQSSGKKEVTGANVLVAIFSEQESQAVYVLKKQSIARIDVVNFVSHGISRVQGAEDQEGADHAAHEEAGEEGSQSRPLESYATNLNEQARQGRIDPLIGREHEVERVVQILVRRRKNNPLLVGEAGVGKTAIAEGLAKRIVDGQVPEIISDAVVYSLDMGALLAGTKYRGDFEKRLKGLLSDLKKQNHAILFIDEIHTIIGAGSASGGVMDASNLLKPMLSSGELRCIGSTTFQEFRGIFEKDSALARRFQKIDVNEPSVEDTYQILKGLKPSFEKHHDLKYTDKALRVAAELADRYITDRHLPDKAIDVIDEAGARQRLQPEDKRKKTIDVTDIEDVVANIARIPPKNVSTSDKDLLRNLERDLKMVVFGQDPAIESLATAIKLARAGLKAPEKPEGAFLFAGPTGVGKTEVTKQLAKVLGIELVRFDMSEYMERHTVSRLIGAPPGYVGYDQGGLLTEAVNKHPHCVLLLDEIEKAHPEVFNLLLQVMDHGTLTDNNGRKADFRHVILVMTTNAGAESMARRSIGFSEQDHSTDGMEVITKTFTPEFRNRLDGIIQFADLQKETITHVVDKFLTELQAQLDEKHVVLHVDHAAKSWLAEKGYDVTMGARPMARLIQDKIKRPLAEQILFGRLSEKGGDVFIQLKDDELVFDYEDEPAEAV, encoded by the coding sequence ATGCTGAGCAAAGATCTTGAAATTACGCTGAATACGGCCTTCAAAAATGCCCGTGACAAGCGCCATGAATTCATGACGGTCGAGCATTTGTTGCTGGCTCTCCTCGATAACGAATCGGCGGTGGGTGTCCTCAAAGCCTGTGGTGCAGATCTCAAGCGCCTTGAAGATGAACTGGTCGAATTTGTCGACTCCACTACACCATTAATTCCAAGCACCGACAGCGAGCGTGAAACCCAGCCAACGCTGGGATTCCAGCGAGTGCTGCAGCGAGCAGTATTCCACGTCCAGTCCTCTGGCAAGAAAGAGGTAACCGGTGCCAATGTACTGGTGGCTATCTTCAGCGAGCAGGAGAGCCAGGCGGTATATGTCCTGAAGAAGCAGAGCATTGCCCGGATTGATGTGGTCAATTTCGTATCCCACGGTATCTCACGGGTTCAGGGCGCGGAAGACCAGGAGGGCGCTGACCATGCTGCCCATGAAGAGGCTGGTGAGGAAGGCTCCCAATCCAGGCCTTTGGAAAGCTATGCCACCAATCTGAATGAACAGGCCCGGCAGGGCCGTATCGACCCGTTGATTGGTCGCGAGCACGAAGTAGAGCGTGTGGTCCAGATACTGGTGCGCCGTCGCAAGAACAATCCGTTGTTGGTGGGCGAGGCCGGTGTTGGCAAGACCGCTATTGCCGAAGGGCTGGCCAAGCGTATTGTGGATGGCCAGGTGCCGGAGATCATTTCCGATGCGGTGGTGTATTCGCTGGATATGGGCGCCCTGCTGGCGGGCACCAAGTACCGGGGCGATTTTGAGAAGCGCCTGAAGGGCTTGCTGAGTGATCTGAAGAAGCAGAATCACGCCATTCTGTTTATTGACGAGATCCACACCATCATTGGTGCAGGTTCGGCCTCGGGTGGGGTGATGGATGCATCCAACCTGCTCAAGCCCATGCTGAGCTCCGGAGAGTTGCGTTGCATCGGTTCCACCACCTTCCAGGAATTTCGCGGCATCTTCGAGAAAGACAGTGCTTTGGCACGTCGCTTCCAGAAGATCGATGTGAACGAGCCGAGCGTCGAGGATACCTACCAGATTCTCAAAGGGCTTAAGCCGAGCTTCGAGAAGCACCACGACCTGAAGTACACCGACAAGGCGCTTCGGGTGGCTGCTGAGCTGGCGGACCGCTACATCACCGATAGGCATCTGCCAGACAAGGCCATCGATGTGATCGACGAAGCCGGCGCAAGGCAGCGCCTGCAACCAGAAGACAAGCGCAAGAAGACCATTGATGTTACCGACATTGAAGACGTGGTCGCGAATATCGCCCGGATTCCGCCGAAGAATGTGTCCACCAGCGACAAGGATCTGCTGCGTAACCTTGAGCGCGATCTGAAAATGGTGGTATTCGGACAAGACCCGGCCATCGAATCTCTGGCGACAGCTATCAAGCTGGCCCGTGCCGGCTTGAAAGCGCCGGAGAAACCGGAAGGTGCCTTCCTGTTTGCCGGCCCCACTGGGGTTGGTAAAACAGAAGTGACCAAACAGCTGGCGAAGGTGCTTGGCATAGAGCTTGTGCGGTTCGACATGTCCGAGTACATGGAGCGGCATACCGTGTCTCGGCTGATTGGTGCGCCTCCGGGTTATGTCGGCTATGACCAGGGTGGCCTGCTGACCGAGGCGGTTAACAAGCATCCGCATTGCGTGTTGTTATTGGATGAAATTGAAAAGGCCCATCCGGAAGTGTTCAACCTGCTGCTGCAGGTGATGGACCACGGCACCTTGACCGACAACAATGGTCGGAAGGCCGATTTCCGTCACGTGATTCTGGTGATGACCACCAACGCCGGTGCTGAGAGTATGGCTCGCCGTTCCATTGGCTTCAGCGAGCAGGACCACAGCACCGATGGCATGGAAGTGATCACCAAGACCTTTACGCCGGAGTTCCGTAACCGCCTGGACGGCATTATCCAGTTTGCCGACCTGCAGAAGGAAACCATCACCCACGTGGTCGACAAGTTCCTGACCGAACTTCAGGCCCAGCTGGATGAGAAGCACGTGGTGCTGCACGTGGACCATGCGGCTAAATCCTGGCTGGCAGAGAAGGGCTACGATGTCACCATGGGAGCCAGACCGATGGCTCGCCTGATCCAGGACAAGATCAAGCGGCCGCTGGCGGAGCAGATTCTGTTTGGCCGGTTGTCGGAGAAGGGCGGAGACGTGTTCATTCAATTGAAGGACGATGAGCTGGTCTTTGACTATGAGGACGAGCCAGCCGAAGCGGTCTGA
- a CDS encoding PilZ domain-containing protein has protein sequence MPGSPITPPITDAKADRREYFRIEDRIGLEIRRLSGNADSEQDDPFNGSPLESLKAEFRRLDQDVKAHLASLAERDRLLTGLIKSMNSKLDTLARIIAFEQNPLQPEDWQDVTLSEGGLSFFSSTPAWNQGDRIAVRMTLPPELYQPQAIAEVLGTEVDDRGGARVHTEFVQLDDSSRQQIARHVMRWQIRQRQKE, from the coding sequence ATGCCAGGCTCGCCTATCACGCCACCGATCACCGATGCCAAAGCCGACCGACGCGAGTATTTCCGGATCGAGGACCGTATTGGTCTTGAAATCCGCCGTCTCTCCGGGAACGCTGACAGCGAGCAGGATGATCCGTTCAATGGATCGCCACTGGAAAGCCTCAAAGCTGAATTCCGCCGGCTGGACCAGGACGTAAAAGCACACCTCGCCAGCCTGGCGGAACGTGACCGGCTACTGACCGGATTGATCAAATCCATGAACAGCAAGCTCGACACGCTGGCGCGCATTATCGCCTTTGAGCAAAATCCGTTGCAACCGGAAGACTGGCAGGATGTGACTCTCAGCGAAGGTGGCCTGTCCTTTTTCAGCAGCACCCCTGCCTGGAATCAAGGCGACCGCATTGCAGTACGGATGACCCTGCCGCCGGAACTCTATCAACCTCAAGCCATTGCCGAAGTTCTGGGCACCGAGGTGGATGATCGGGGCGGAGCAAGGGTTCACACCGAGTTCGTTCAACTTGACGACAGTAGCCGCCAACAAATTGCCCGCCATGTGATGCGTTGGCAAATCCGGCAGCGGCAAAAAGAGTAA
- the clpS gene encoding ATP-dependent Clp protease adapter ClpS: MRTIENSLLVFNQGEDEQPGRHDGVSVAPEKPALKRPARYRVVLLNDDYTPMDFVVDVLMKFFGMNEEKATQVMLLVHTQGKAVCGVYTRDIAETKAAQVNQYSSECEHPLLCEIERAD, encoded by the coding sequence ATGCGGACAATTGAGAATTCTCTACTAGTATTTAATCAGGGGGAGGACGAACAGCCCGGGCGTCATGACGGTGTTAGTGTTGCGCCCGAGAAGCCAGCTCTGAAGCGCCCGGCCCGGTATCGGGTTGTGCTCCTGAACGATGACTACACACCCATGGATTTCGTGGTGGATGTACTGATGAAGTTCTTCGGAATGAACGAAGAAAAGGCGACGCAGGTGATGCTGCTCGTCCATACGCAGGGAAAAGCCGTATGTGGGGTATATACCCGTGACATCGCGGAAACAAAGGCGGCACAGGTGAACCAGTATTCTTCGGAATGCGAGCATCCGCTCCTTTGCGAGATTGAACGTGCGGACTGA
- the aat gene encoding leucyl/phenylalanyl-tRNA--protein transferase — translation MTSLPWLDPDQLWFPPADEALDDPDGLLALGGDLSSERLLLAYRNGIFPWFSDDQPILWWSPNPRCVLFPNEIHISRSLRRTLNQRRFEVTADQCFSRIIRLCANTRAEGTWITDDMVTAYTRLHRQAIAHSIEIWNQQGELAGGMYGLALGRCFFGESMFSLETNASKVLMVHLANQLAAWDYQMMDCQVESSHLLSMGARAIPRAEFLSILRACVDRKADQPDWTFTWRWPGPEA, via the coding sequence ATGACGTCGCTACCCTGGCTGGACCCGGATCAGCTCTGGTTCCCCCCGGCAGACGAAGCACTGGATGACCCGGACGGCCTGCTGGCCCTGGGTGGCGACCTGTCATCAGAGAGACTGTTGCTGGCTTATCGCAACGGCATCTTTCCCTGGTTCAGTGACGACCAGCCCATCCTCTGGTGGTCGCCCAACCCACGTTGCGTGCTCTTCCCCAACGAGATTCACATCTCCCGTAGCCTGCGGCGCACCCTGAACCAGCGTCGTTTCGAGGTCACCGCCGACCAGTGTTTCAGCCGGATCATCCGCCTTTGCGCAAACACCCGTGCCGAGGGCACCTGGATTACGGATGACATGGTCACCGCGTACACCAGGCTGCACCGGCAAGCCATCGCCCACTCCATTGAAATCTGGAATCAACAGGGCGAGCTGGCTGGCGGCATGTACGGCCTGGCGCTGGGGCGATGCTTCTTCGGTGAGTCGATGTTTTCTCTGGAGACCAATGCCTCCAAGGTGCTAATGGTGCACCTTGCCAACCAACTGGCAGCCTGGGACTACCAGATGATGGACTGCCAGGTTGAGAGCAGCCACCTGCTGAGCATGGGTGCCAGGGCTATCCCGCGGGCGGAATTTTTATCTATACTCAGGGCATGTGTGGATCGGAAAGCAGATCAGCCAGACTGGACATTTACCTGGCGCTGGCCCGGCCCGGAGGCATGA
- the trxB gene encoding thioredoxin-disulfide reductase, protein MSETRHSRLIILGSGPAGYTAAVYAARANLNPTLITGIEVGGQLTTTTDVDNWPGDNDGVQGPELMQRMQKHAERFDTNTIYDTINETDLQSRPFRLKGDGGEYTCDALIIATGASAMYLGLESEEKFKGQGVSACATCDGFFYRKQKVAVIGGGNTAVEEALYLSNIADEVTLVHRRDKLRAEKILQDKLFEKAQNGNVKIVWNHTLDEVLGDGTGVTGMRIKSTEDGNTRDIDLAGVFIAIGHKPNTGLFEGQLEMDNGYIRINSGLNGMATQTSIPGVFAAGDVADHVYRQAVTSAGFGCMAALDAEKFLDQQD, encoded by the coding sequence ATGAGCGAAACCCGACACTCCCGACTGATCATTCTTGGCTCCGGCCCGGCCGGCTACACTGCTGCAGTCTACGCCGCGCGCGCCAACCTGAACCCGACACTGATTACCGGTATTGAAGTGGGTGGTCAGCTCACCACCACCACCGACGTAGACAACTGGCCGGGCGACAACGACGGCGTTCAGGGCCCGGAGTTGATGCAGCGCATGCAAAAACACGCTGAGCGTTTTGACACCAACACCATCTACGACACCATCAACGAAACTGACCTGCAGAGCCGCCCCTTCCGCCTGAAAGGCGATGGAGGCGAATACACTTGTGACGCCCTGATCATCGCCACCGGCGCCTCCGCCATGTACCTGGGTCTTGAGTCTGAGGAGAAGTTCAAGGGCCAGGGCGTATCTGCCTGCGCCACCTGTGACGGGTTCTTCTACCGCAAGCAAAAGGTGGCGGTGATTGGCGGCGGCAATACCGCCGTGGAGGAAGCGCTGTATCTTTCCAACATTGCCGACGAGGTGACACTGGTTCACCGTCGAGACAAGCTGCGTGCAGAAAAAATCCTTCAGGACAAACTGTTTGAAAAAGCTCAGAACGGCAATGTGAAGATTGTCTGGAACCACACGTTGGACGAAGTACTCGGTGATGGCACAGGGGTTACCGGCATGCGCATCAAGAGCACGGAAGACGGCAACACCCGGGATATCGACCTGGCCGGTGTCTTTATCGCCATTGGCCACAAGCCCAACACCGGCCTGTTTGAAGGCCAGCTCGAGATGGATAACGGTTACATCCGCATCAATTCCGGGCTCAACGGCATGGCAACCCAAACCAGCATTCCCGGCGTGTTTGCCGCGGGCGATGTGGCTGACCACGTGTATCGCCAGGCGGTTACTTCTGCCGGATTTGGCTGCATGGCCGCCCTGGATGCTGAAAAATTCCTGGATCAACAGGACTGA
- a CDS encoding carbon-nitrogen hydrolase gives MTNRPENPQLKIAAIQQKCTDDKAASLATSEKLIREAAKGGAQLVVLQELHATLYFCQTEDTSIFELAEPIPGPTSNRLADLAGELGIVLVGSIFERRMNGVYHNTSVVFDTDGSLAGIYRKMHIPDDPGFYEKFYFTPGDATFNDGRSGFTPINTSIGKLGVLVCWDQWYPEAARLMALAGADILIYPTAIGWDITDDPEEQARQLEAWVTVQRGHAVANNLPVIAPNRVGTEPDPTGQGNGIRFWGNSFICGPQGEFLARGDDHSECILTATLDRNRTESVRRIWPYLRDRRIDAYEDILKRVRD, from the coding sequence ATGACTAACCGGCCCGAAAACCCGCAGCTGAAAATTGCTGCCATCCAGCAAAAGTGTACTGACGACAAGGCAGCCAGCCTCGCCACGTCCGAGAAGCTTATCCGGGAGGCCGCGAAGGGAGGCGCGCAACTGGTGGTGCTGCAGGAACTCCACGCCACCCTTTATTTCTGCCAGACCGAAGACACAAGCATTTTTGAACTGGCGGAACCCATTCCCGGGCCCACCAGCAACCGGCTGGCAGATCTGGCCGGGGAGCTGGGGATTGTGCTGGTCGGCTCAATCTTCGAACGACGTATGAACGGCGTTTACCACAACACCTCGGTGGTGTTTGATACCGACGGCAGCCTGGCTGGCATCTACCGCAAGATGCACATCCCCGATGACCCGGGCTTCTACGAGAAATTCTATTTCACGCCTGGAGACGCCACGTTCAATGACGGCCGCAGCGGCTTCACCCCGATCAATACCTCTATCGGAAAGCTCGGAGTTCTGGTGTGCTGGGACCAGTGGTACCCGGAGGCAGCCCGCCTGATGGCACTGGCCGGTGCCGATATCCTGATCTACCCCACCGCCATCGGTTGGGACATCACCGACGACCCCGAAGAACAGGCCCGGCAGCTGGAAGCCTGGGTTACGGTGCAAAGGGGCCATGCCGTTGCCAATAACCTGCCCGTTATTGCTCCCAATCGGGTTGGCACCGAACCGGATCCCACCGGCCAGGGTAATGGCATCCGATTCTGGGGCAACAGCTTCATCTGTGGCCCTCAGGGCGAATTCCTGGCCAGGGGGGATGACCACAGCGAGTGCATCCTGACAGCCACCCTTGATCGCAACCGTACCGAATCCGTTCGGCGGATCTGGCCGTATCTCCGTGATCGTCGCATTGATGCCTACGAAGACATTCTGAAACGGGTACGGGACTGA
- a CDS encoding AAA family ATPase, with the protein MKQKIDSVVTELNKILLGKDTQVRLALCGLLARGHLLIEDIPGMGKTTLSHALAKIMGLSYQRIQFTNDLLPADVLGYSMYDKQAGSLVFHPGPIFAQVVLADEINRASPRTQSALLEAMEERQVSIEGETRPLPSPFFVIATQNPIEQGGTFPLPESQLDRFLMRLRLGYPDPKAERELLEGEDRKTLTDRLQAILPHDQLQALQGAVNEVTASPALLDYLQRLLEQSRRMPGLLYGLSPRAGLGLLRAAKAWALMADRNHVLPDDIQAVFPSVAEHRLEQGESGKSKERVRQLLTTVSVLE; encoded by the coding sequence ATGAAACAGAAGATCGATAGCGTTGTTACCGAGCTCAACAAGATACTGCTGGGCAAGGACACCCAGGTTCGGCTGGCCCTGTGCGGATTGCTGGCCCGCGGTCACCTGCTGATCGAGGACATTCCCGGGATGGGCAAGACTACCCTGTCCCACGCCCTGGCCAAGATCATGGGCCTGAGTTACCAGCGTATCCAGTTCACCAACGATCTGCTACCCGCCGATGTTCTGGGCTATTCCATGTATGACAAGCAGGCCGGCAGCCTGGTTTTTCATCCGGGCCCGATCTTCGCCCAGGTTGTTCTGGCAGACGAAATCAACCGGGCGTCGCCCCGCACCCAAAGTGCGCTGCTGGAGGCCATGGAAGAGCGACAAGTGTCAATCGAGGGCGAAACCCGGCCGCTGCCCTCGCCGTTTTTCGTGATTGCCACCCAGAACCCGATCGAACAGGGCGGCACCTTTCCGTTGCCCGAATCCCAGCTTGACCGCTTCCTGATGCGCCTGCGCCTTGGATATCCGGATCCGAAAGCCGAGCGGGAACTGCTGGAAGGTGAGGATCGTAAGACTCTCACAGACAGGCTCCAGGCCATCCTCCCCCACGATCAACTGCAGGCACTGCAAGGTGCCGTGAACGAAGTCACTGCCAGCCCGGCCCTGCTGGACTACCTACAGCGGCTGCTTGAACAAAGCCGTCGCATGCCCGGACTGCTGTACGGCCTCTCCCCGAGGGCAGGCCTCGGATTACTCCGGGCCGCCAAAGCCTGGGCATTGATGGCAGACCGTAATCATGTGCTGCCCGACGATATTCAGGCGGTCTTTCCGTCTGTTGCCGAACATCGCCTTGAACAGGGAGAGTCCGGCAAAAGCAAGGAACGGGTCCGGCAGTTGCTGACCACCGTCTCAGTACTTGAATAA